One Rhinolophus sinicus isolate RSC01 linkage group LG06, ASM3656204v1, whole genome shotgun sequence DNA window includes the following coding sequences:
- the LOC109435076 gene encoding LOW QUALITY PROTEIN: inactive caspase-12 (The sequence of the model RefSeq protein was modified relative to this genomic sequence to represent the inferred CDS: deleted 1 base in 1 codon), which produces MADKRLKEDPINKVKSMARNLVDNIFDDLMEKNVLNGDELKKLGDGVDLIVNGTENLVENLAEKSQIASKIFMKRLFRQQLCLDISSDGAGGQNTPGLIISNKEFIHLSNRNGSEVDLSGMQDLLENLGYSVVVKVDLTAVEMEAVLWEFAARPEHRSSDSTILVFMSHGTLEGICGIKHQNSEPDILHDDTIFQIFNNRNCQSLRDKPKVIIMQACRGRGTGTTWVADTGGTSICRYDRTLQCYLWSDAVTKTHVEKDFIAFKSSTPHNISWRTDKHGSLFIYQLISHFKEYSWCYHLEEIFRKVQHSFENTEVLAQMPTIERVSMTRYFYLFPGI; this is translated from the exons ATGGCTG ACAAGAGACTTAAAGAAGATCCTATCAACAAGGTGAAGTCCATGGCCAGGAACCTGGTTGACAACATTTTTGATGATTTGATGGAAAAGAATGTGTTAAATGGCGATGAGTTAAAAAAATTAGGGGATGGAGTGGACCTCATCGTGAATGGTACTGAAAACCTGGTTGAGAATCTTGCTGAGAAAAGTCAAATAGCaagcaaaatatttatgaaacgtCTCTTCAGACAACAGCTGTGTTTAG ATATATCCAGTGATGGAGCAGGAGGGCAGAACACGCCTGGC CTCATCATCAGCAACAAAGAATTTATACATCTTTCTAACCGAAATGGTTCTGAAGTTGACCTTTCAGGGATGCAAGACCTGCTTGAAAACCTGGGCTACTCAGTGGTTGTAAAAGTGGATCTCACAGCTGTG GAAATGGAAGCAGTACTATGGGAGTTTGCTGCCCGCCCAGAGCACCGATCCTCAGACAGCACAATCCTGGTGTTTATGTCACATGGCACCCTGGAAGGAATCTGTGGGATAAAGCACCAAAATTCAGAGCCAGATATTCTTCATGATGATACCATCTTCCAAATTTTCAACAACCGTAACTGCCAGAGTCTGAGAGACAAACCCAAAGTCATCATCATGCAGGCCTGCAGAGGCA GAGGTACTGGGACTACTTGGGTGGCCGACACAGGAGGAACCTCTATATGTAGATATGACCGTACCCTTCAGTGTTACCTCTGGAGTGATGCTGTTACAAAGACCCATGTGGAGAAGGACTTCATCGCTTTCAAATCTTCAACTCCAC ATAATATTTCTTGGAGAACGGACAAACATGGCTCTCTCTTCATTTACCAACTTATCAGCCACTTCAAAGAATATTCTTGGTGTTATCATTTGGAGGAGATTTTTCGAAAG GTTCAGCATTCATTTGAGAATACAGAAGTACTGGCCCAGATGCCCACAATTGAAAGAGTATCTATGACACGTTATTTCTACCTCTTCCCTgggatttaa